The Ananas comosus cultivar F153 linkage group 24, ASM154086v1, whole genome shotgun sequence DNA window TTGGCGGATAGCCTAAAATGCATGGGGGCCCCATTGAACGCCGTACGTACTTCTGAAGCCACCGGTAGGCTCCGTTNAAAAGCAGCAGTACTATACAggggatctctctctctctctctctctctctctctctctctatcgaGATGTCTCTCGCTCGGATGTATATTAGGTAAAGTCATAGCTCtttctaataaataataatcCCAGCTGGGGCCAAACCTCACCTTTCGCATAACTTTATCTCAAGTCACGACAAGAAGGAAAACGATCTCCATCCAACGCAAAAAAGCTGGGTTTGCTATAATCCACCCGTAGAAAAGAAACCACACCACACCtcactagaaaaaaaaaggctttcCATTCTCCTAACAGCATTAATTAGATAGACCAATATTCTGGGTTAACAAAGAGATCATGGCCTTGATAGCGCCACTCCATCTcacttaactctctctctctctctctctctctctctctctctctcttttctctttctctctctctcactctctctccagCACGCACACACTGCACAcactatctctctttctctctctctctctctctcattcaaatcacttttattattaattatgtaTATCGGGGTGAACAACCTCAAGTCTTAATTTGATTGCAATTATTTACACAGTAAAGCGCTTTTCAGAGCAATATTGACTTCCCGGCACCCAACCTTTCAGCAACCAGTTAGTGCGCGGTTCCGTTATAAAGACACATGGCTGATACTATCTGGTGCCGACGAAGCCGATCGCGTCAGGCTCCACAGATCCCCGTCGCCGCCGTTATCCTGCTGGTAGTCCTGGCTGCTGCCTAGTAGTTTGGTAGAGGAGCAGAACGCGAAGCCCGCGGGGTCGTCCTCGAAGCACGCTAGCTGCTTCGATACCTCGGATTGGCCGTTAAGGTGAGACGCGACGAGCCTGTCCAGCACAGCCCAGTCGGTCATTCCTCTCTCGGCTGCGTAGTAATGTTGATTCATGTTACGTTCAACAACTTGGACGGTCTCCTGGATGGGCGGCGGTGGCGTAAGGCTCGAAGGGCTCTCGAGAGCCGGCAGCTTCATGAACCTTTCGACCGTCTCGATCGGCCTTAGGTATCTCGCAGCGAGAATATTGGTGCTGTTGGCGAGGACGCTGCGATTGTTAAGGGACTCGATCTCTTGCTTGCACGATCGGCCCATGTACTGCAGGATGTGATCTAACGCATCATCACAGGCTTTGTACTGAAGTGTTGCAGCATCGCTAGTCACTGAAGAACAGCTGTTTGGGTTGTCCATGGCTTTGTTGTGGTTCTTCTTCTTGAAGACTCTGCACACCACCCACCCATCCTCTTGGGTTGTTTCTCCATTACTTGTACCGGAGGCCTAAACAGTAATGATTAAAAACAACCCATTAGTACTTACGAATGCAGAGTTAGCATAACGAATGCATAGTAATAGAAGacatttattaatatatagatCATGTATATGCAGCGTACATCGAGGTGATCGTCGAGGCGATACTCATGCATGATCCAGTCAGACTTCTGCCCATGCGGGGCTCGGCCTTTGTAGAAGACGAGCGTCTTCCGCATGCCGATCCTTTTGAAGCTTGTGTAGATGACCTTGTCGCGGCCTGTGGCCTTCCAGAAACCGGCAGCCGTTGCCCGGTTGGTTCGGGTTCCAGTCGGATACTTCTTGTCCTTGTGGCTGAAGAAATACCAGTCGT harbors:
- the LOC109728602 gene encoding NAC domain-containing protein 43-like, encoding MSITVNGQSCVPPGFRFHPTEEELLNYYLRKKVASEKIDLDVIRDVDLNKLEPWDIQDKCRIGSTPQNDWYFFSHKDKKYPTGTRTNRATAAGFWKATGRDKVIYTSFKRIGMRKTLVFYKGRAPHGQKSDWIMHEYRLDDHLDASGTSNGETTQEDGWVVCRVFKKKNHNKAMDNPNSCSSVTSDAATLQYKACDDALDHILQYMGRSCKQEIESLNNRSVLANSTNILAARYLRPIETVERFMKLPALESPSSLTPPPPIQETVQVVERNMNQHYYAAERGMTDWAVLDRLVASHLNGQSEVSKQLACFEDDPAGFAFCSSTKLLGSSQDYQQDNGGDGDLWSLTRSASSAPDSISHVSL